A single Desulfobaculum bizertense DSM 18034 DNA region contains:
- the der gene encoding ribosome biogenesis GTPase Der, producing the protein MLPTIALIGRPNVGKSTLFNRLIRQQKALTHDLPGVTRDRIYGVVRQSDVPFALVDTGGLVMDEDQNFEQEIMQQAQEAIAESQVIMLVVDGKNGLNPVDEQVARDLRESHKPVLLVVNKIDGYEKEGNASEFHALGMDMLNVSAAHGHNIPALLDRLNELLEKEGYDAETVKEDDDATGLRLALIGRPNAGKSSICNRMLGEDRMIVSDRAGTTRDSVDVTVEVDKKRYTFVDTAGIRRKSKISENLEHFSVLRSLKASKNAQVAVLVLDAVEGLTMQDKKLVSFLDREKTPLIIIVNKMDLIPKGKVDQLKKYFYDQLRICPHVPKLFTSALSGQNLRHLLPLAQKLWKECQIRVTTGILNRTLKDAITRHQPPIMKHRRAKFYYLTQAGITPPTFVFFVNDPELVRDSYVRYLENQLRKSFGLKMAPMAVHFRGSHKKKSKKG; encoded by the coding sequence ATGTTACCCACCATTGCACTCATTGGCCGCCCCAACGTGGGCAAGTCAACCCTGTTTAACCGGCTTATACGTCAGCAGAAAGCGCTGACTCATGACTTGCCGGGTGTGACCCGCGACCGCATTTACGGCGTGGTTCGTCAGTCTGACGTGCCTTTCGCTTTGGTGGATACGGGCGGTTTGGTCATGGACGAAGACCAGAACTTTGAGCAGGAGATCATGCAGCAGGCTCAGGAAGCTATTGCAGAATCTCAGGTCATCATGCTGGTCGTTGATGGCAAGAATGGTCTGAATCCTGTGGATGAACAGGTTGCTCGTGACCTGCGCGAAAGCCACAAGCCCGTGCTTCTCGTCGTCAACAAGATTGATGGCTATGAGAAAGAAGGCAATGCCTCGGAATTCCACGCTCTTGGCATGGACATGCTGAATGTGAGTGCTGCTCACGGGCACAACATCCCGGCTCTTCTGGATCGCCTGAATGAGCTTCTGGAAAAAGAAGGCTATGACGCCGAGACCGTGAAGGAAGACGATGACGCAACAGGTCTCCGCCTTGCGCTGATCGGTCGCCCAAATGCTGGCAAGTCATCCATTTGCAACCGGATGCTGGGCGAAGACCGCATGATCGTGAGCGACCGTGCAGGTACGACCCGTGATAGCGTTGATGTCACTGTTGAAGTTGACAAAAAGCGTTATACCTTTGTGGACACCGCTGGTATTCGCCGCAAAAGCAAAATTTCTGAAAACCTTGAGCATTTTTCTGTGCTTCGTTCCCTGAAAGCCAGTAAGAACGCTCAGGTCGCTGTGCTGGTGCTTGATGCTGTTGAGGGACTCACCATGCAGGATAAGAAGCTGGTATCTTTCCTTGACCGGGAAAAGACGCCGCTGATTATTATTGTGAACAAGATGGACCTCATCCCCAAAGGCAAGGTCGACCAGCTCAAGAAGTACTTCTATGACCAGCTGCGCATTTGTCCCCATGTGCCCAAGCTGTTCACCTCTGCGCTGTCTGGCCAGAACCTGCGTCACCTCCTGCCGCTTGCCCAGAAGCTGTGGAAGGAGTGCCAGATTCGAGTCACCACAGGTATTCTGAACAGAACACTCAAGGACGCGATCACTCGTCACCAGCCGCCGATTATGAAACATCGTCGTGCAAAGTTCTACTACCTGACTCAGGCAGGCATTACGCCTCCGACCTTTGTTTTTTTTGTGAACGACCCTGAGTTGGTGAGGGACTCCTATGTGCGTTATCTGGAAAACCAGTTGCGTAAGTCTTTTGGTCTGAAAATGGCTCCGATGGCTGTCCATTTTCGTGGAAGCCACAAGAAAAAGTCCAAAAAAGGCTGA
- a CDS encoding NAD(+)/NADH kinase, which translates to MLKDIKNIYVIKKAADQRAATLAEDISSWLAERGIRATVLEHHQGKGEFPCGVQACDLVLVLGGDGTMLSVAREVQGNSPMLGLNLGHVGFLAELSVDVWKPFLQKLLAHRMRVRETLTLAYELVRDDSVEASGLVINDVVINRGCLARLIRLDVSVDGENIGEIRADGLIISTPTGSTGYCASAGGPVLSPELDAIALTPICPFLDSFKPVVLSPRQSILVEVRQPDAEVCLSLDGQKCLPVQIGDKIRITAVSGGLKLVEPRTSTYFARLRARGVIHSN; encoded by the coding sequence ATGCTCAAGGATATAAAAAATATTTACGTAATAAAAAAGGCTGCTGACCAGCGTGCAGCAACCTTGGCGGAAGATATTTCCAGCTGGCTCGCAGAAAGGGGCATCCGTGCCACTGTGCTTGAGCATCATCAGGGAAAGGGAGAATTTCCTTGTGGGGTTCAGGCCTGCGATCTTGTTCTTGTACTTGGTGGCGATGGTACCATGCTGAGTGTTGCCCGCGAAGTGCAGGGGAATTCCCCCATGCTGGGACTGAATCTTGGACACGTTGGTTTTTTGGCCGAACTGTCTGTCGACGTGTGGAAACCGTTTTTGCAGAAGCTTCTGGCGCATCGGATGCGTGTTCGCGAAACTCTAACCTTGGCCTATGAGCTTGTGCGTGACGACAGCGTAGAGGCTTCAGGGCTTGTCATTAACGACGTCGTCATCAACCGGGGTTGCCTTGCCCGTCTCATTCGTCTTGATGTGAGTGTGGACGGGGAAAACATAGGCGAAATCCGGGCTGATGGGCTTATTATTTCTACACCAACAGGTTCAACAGGCTACTGTGCTTCGGCCGGGGGACCCGTTTTGTCTCCTGAGCTTGATGCCATTGCCTTGACGCCAATCTGTCCATTCCTGGATAGTTTTAAGCCTGTTGTGCTTTCTCCCCGGCAGTCTATTCTTGTTGAGGTGCGTCAGCCAGACGCAGAAGTCTGCCTGTCTTTGGATGGGCAGAAGTGCCTTCCTGTGCAGATTGGGGACAAGATCCGCATTACTGCCGTGTCTGGTGGACTCAAGCTTGTTGAGCCACGTACTTCAACGTATTTTGCCCGCCTTCGTGCCCGGGGAGTTATTCACTCAAATTGA
- a CDS encoding DVU0524 family FlgM-associated protein has protein sequence MSAHFHDKDVELMLRHYGQQLLYARFMARSALAAGGYDVSEEEAALRAERRKELVEQISAEIVENLIPSDSQNPIVLEIMEDLEQEFKEKFELVYPPGEAGMHVYKESEVGFVPVPIRDRNQILRRLWEITQEKVDATMF, from the coding sequence GTGTCGGCACACTTTCACGACAAAGATGTTGAGCTTATGCTCCGTCATTATGGGCAACAGCTTTTGTACGCCCGGTTTATGGCCCGCTCTGCCCTTGCAGCGGGGGGCTATGACGTGAGCGAAGAGGAAGCCGCACTGCGTGCCGAACGGCGGAAAGAACTGGTCGAACAGATTTCCGCAGAGATTGTTGAAAACCTTATACCTTCTGACAGTCAAAATCCCATTGTTCTCGAAATTATGGAGGACCTTGAGCAAGAATTCAAAGAAAAGTTTGAACTTGTTTACCCGCCGGGCGAGGCAGGGATGCACGTCTACAAAGAGTCAGAAGTCGGCTTTGTTCCTGTACCTATACGCGACAGAAATCAAATTCTCCGCAGGCTTTGGGAAATCACGCAGGAAAAAGTCGATGCAACCATGTTTTGA
- the flgM gene encoding flagellar biosynthesis anti-sigma factor FlgM, whose protein sequence is MKIYTLVGMSEAQQAAAPRQKRLQNEEREAQSAQRGDQVSVSSAGKLSAIAMRSALDAPDVRTAKVQSLQHDIQAGTYRIDSEEIAQKLLEADLELYS, encoded by the coding sequence ATGAAAATATACACGCTCGTGGGCATGAGCGAAGCACAACAAGCTGCCGCACCGCGGCAAAAGCGTCTCCAGAACGAAGAGCGCGAGGCTCAATCTGCGCAAAGAGGAGATCAGGTGTCAGTTTCATCAGCAGGCAAGCTTTCTGCCATTGCAATGCGAAGCGCACTGGATGCGCCAGACGTACGGACAGCAAAAGTCCAGTCACTCCAGCACGACATTCAGGCAGGAACCTATCGTATCGACTCCGAGGAAATCGCACAGAAGCTTCTCGAAGCCGACCTTGAACTGTATTCCTAA
- a CDS encoding branched-chain amino acid transaminase produces MQTTEFIWFDGKLVPWDQAQVHVMTHSLHYGCAVFEGIRAYKTADGGSAVFRLKEHVARLFNSAKIMEMEIPFSEEDVCNGILETLKVNKLDEGYIRPLSFIGAGAMGVHPSTNPIQTIIAVWPWGAYLGAEALEQGIRVKTSTFTRLHVNVMMTKAKTSGNYANSILAKREAVADGYDEALMLDTEGYVSEATGENIFLVRNGVIKTPPLTSVLDGLTRNSLITLARGLGYEVVEQRFTRDELYSADEAFFCGTAAEVTPIREVDRRVIGAGHAGEVTKHLQKEYFKLVRGENPEYAHWLDAYSL; encoded by the coding sequence GTGCAAACTACGGAATTTATCTGGTTTGATGGAAAACTGGTGCCTTGGGATCAGGCCCAGGTCCACGTCATGACACACTCTCTGCACTATGGCTGTGCAGTTTTTGAAGGGATTCGCGCATACAAGACGGCTGACGGTGGCTCTGCCGTATTCCGGCTCAAGGAACACGTCGCCCGTCTGTTCAATTCCGCAAAGATCATGGAAATGGAAATTCCATTTTCTGAGGAAGACGTCTGTAATGGCATTCTTGAAACGCTGAAAGTCAACAAGCTGGATGAGGGGTATATCCGGCCGTTGTCCTTTATCGGTGCAGGAGCTATGGGCGTTCATCCGTCCACGAATCCGATTCAGACCATCATTGCTGTGTGGCCGTGGGGCGCATATCTTGGCGCCGAAGCTCTGGAACAGGGCATCCGGGTAAAAACGTCGACCTTTACCCGTCTGCACGTCAACGTGATGATGACAAAAGCCAAAACCAGCGGAAACTACGCCAACTCCATCCTTGCCAAGCGTGAGGCTGTTGCAGATGGCTATGATGAAGCCCTGATGCTTGACACAGAGGGCTATGTTTCCGAGGCCACTGGCGAAAATATTTTCCTGGTCCGTAATGGGGTTATCAAGACTCCGCCGCTGACGTCTGTTCTGGACGGCCTGACCCGTAACAGCCTGATTACGCTGGCACGTGGCCTTGGCTATGAAGTGGTAGAGCAGCGCTTTACCCGAGACGAACTGTACTCGGCAGACGAAGCATTCTTCTGTGGCACCGCCGCAGAGGTAACTCCCATCCGTGAGGTTGATCGCCGGGTTATTGGCGCTGGCCATGCTGGCGAAGTGACCAAGCACCTCCAGAAAGAATACTTCAAGCTTGTTCGGGGTGAAAATCCCGAATATGCTCACTGGCTGGATGCCTACAGCCTGTAA
- the mltA gene encoding murein transglycosylase A: MFRTLWLIVLTGVLFASGCAAPKKQPPLTLVEAPQDAGKLVKQLHPAGQHLSSWTDMQGAVDQSLAFVSVKPQARVALQNGAVRLTYGDLRETLVELKQVLPQLDRNPRLLKERFTWLRLTGGALMTGYYAPYIEASPKRTPEYRYPLYGVPQDLQTMDLAKYHPRWKGQKLVYRIENGEPVPYYSREEIDYEAKLRGRGLELAWAKDSVDVFFLQIQGSGLLKYPDGSMHHILYAGKNGRQYVSLGKVLIRRGLLDPKAVSMKSIREYLAAHPDEIPDLLSTNPSYVFFRVGDNGPYGAMGKLLTPRVSMATDPKVFPLGAVMAFDAKLPPEAPGAAPGEVTGIGLAQDTGGAIKGARLDWFCGSGTNVEYFAGHIKSPASVYMLVSKEVLKR, encoded by the coding sequence ATGTTCCGAACGCTGTGGCTTATTGTGCTCACAGGTGTCCTTTTTGCGTCTGGGTGTGCCGCTCCAAAAAAGCAGCCCCCGCTGACGCTTGTTGAGGCCCCACAGGATGCAGGGAAGCTTGTTAAGCAGCTTCACCCTGCGGGACAGCATCTTTCTTCTTGGACAGATATGCAGGGCGCTGTGGATCAGAGCCTTGCCTTTGTGTCGGTGAAGCCACAGGCCCGTGTTGCTCTGCAAAATGGTGCCGTACGGCTGACTTATGGTGACCTTCGGGAAACACTAGTGGAGCTGAAACAGGTCCTGCCGCAGCTTGACCGCAATCCCAGGCTCCTGAAAGAACGGTTTACGTGGCTCCGTCTCACGGGTGGCGCGCTGATGACTGGCTATTATGCGCCATACATCGAAGCCAGCCCAAAGCGAACTCCTGAGTATAGGTATCCACTCTACGGGGTGCCTCAGGATTTGCAGACAATGGACCTCGCAAAGTATCACCCTCGCTGGAAAGGTCAGAAACTGGTCTACCGTATTGAAAACGGTGAGCCTGTGCCGTATTACTCCCGTGAAGAAATTGACTACGAGGCCAAGCTTCGTGGCCGTGGGCTGGAACTGGCGTGGGCAAAAGACAGTGTTGATGTCTTTTTTCTCCAGATTCAGGGTTCCGGTTTGCTCAAGTATCCAGATGGAAGCATGCACCACATTTTGTATGCGGGAAAAAATGGCCGTCAGTACGTCAGCCTGGGCAAGGTGCTGATTCGTCGGGGTTTGCTGGACCCCAAGGCCGTGAGCATGAAGAGTATCCGGGAATATCTTGCAGCACATCCTGATGAAATTCCTGATTTGCTGTCCACCAATCCAAGCTATGTTTTTTTCCGGGTAGGGGACAATGGTCCCTATGGCGCAATGGGGAAACTGTTGACGCCACGGGTGAGCATGGCTACAGACCCAAAGGTCTTTCCTCTTGGCGCGGTTATGGCGTTTGATGCCAAGCTGCCACCAGAGGCACCGGGGGCCGCTCCCGGTGAGGTTACAGGCATTGGCCTTGCGCAGGACACAGGTGGAGCCATTAAGGGTGCTCGTCTGGACTGGTTCTGTGGCAGTGGAACCAATGTTGAATATTTTGCCGGGCACATAAAGTCTCCGGCGTCAGTATATATGCTTGTTAGCAAAGAGGTTCTGAAACGATGA
- the gatB gene encoding Asp-tRNA(Asn)/Glu-tRNA(Gln) amidotransferase subunit GatB, whose protein sequence is MADYEAVIGLEVHAQLKTKTKLFCSCSNEFGQEPNTNICPVCTGQPGSLPVLNRTAVEYAVKMALAIDCSVNERSIFARKNYFYPDLPMGYQISQFDLPFSEHGSVEIEVGGEKKTIGVTRIHMENDAGKNIHSHTENASFVDLNRAGTPLIEIVSDPDMRSPEEAVAYLKSLHSILLYLGICDGNMEEGSFRCDANVSIRPRGQKEFGTRAELKNMNSFRNVQRAIAYEIERQEDLLEDGEEVIQETRLFDADRGVTASMRGKEEAHDYRYFPDPDLLPLILERDWIEKLRSELPELPAARLVRFEEQYSLPQADAEVLTADRELADYYEAAVEAYAEPRKVANWVQTEMLRMLNETTGHISACGMSAAHFAALVRLVDEGTINQKVAKKIFTELFKDGGDPEAYVKEKGLVQISDTGALETAVDDVLAANPSEVEAYRGGKKKLMGFFVGQVMRQTRGQGNPKLVNQILSKKLG, encoded by the coding sequence ATGGCCGATTATGAAGCCGTTATTGGGCTTGAAGTCCATGCACAGCTCAAGACAAAAACAAAGCTCTTCTGTTCCTGTTCCAATGAATTCGGTCAGGAGCCTAATACCAATATTTGCCCTGTGTGCACGGGGCAGCCGGGCAGCCTTCCCGTTCTGAACAGGACCGCTGTGGAGTATGCTGTCAAAATGGCTCTTGCCATTGATTGCTCTGTGAATGAGCGCTCCATTTTTGCCCGAAAGAACTATTTTTATCCTGACCTCCCAATGGGCTACCAGATTTCCCAGTTTGACCTGCCGTTCTCTGAGCACGGTTCTGTGGAAATCGAAGTCGGCGGAGAAAAGAAAACAATCGGCGTAACCCGCATTCACATGGAAAACGACGCTGGCAAGAATATCCACTCGCATACCGAGAACGCCAGCTTTGTGGACCTGAACCGTGCCGGAACGCCGCTTATCGAGATTGTTTCTGACCCCGACATGCGCTCTCCGGAAGAAGCTGTTGCTTACCTCAAGTCGCTGCATTCCATTTTGCTCTATCTGGGCATTTGTGACGGCAACATGGAAGAGGGCAGTTTCCGCTGTGACGCAAACGTGTCTATCCGTCCTCGCGGGCAGAAAGAGTTTGGTACCCGTGCCGAGCTGAAAAACATGAACTCGTTCCGTAATGTGCAGCGTGCTATTGCCTACGAGATTGAGCGTCAGGAAGACCTGCTGGAAGACGGCGAGGAAGTCATTCAGGAAACCCGTCTTTTTGATGCTGACCGTGGCGTAACTGCGTCCATGCGAGGCAAGGAAGAGGCTCATGACTACCGTTATTTCCCTGATCCGGATTTGCTGCCTCTGATTCTGGAGCGTGACTGGATTGAGAAGCTGCGGTCCGAGCTTCCTGAACTGCCTGCCGCCCGTTTGGTTCGTTTTGAGGAGCAGTACAGCCTGCCTCAGGCTGATGCCGAAGTCTTGACTGCTGACCGTGAGCTTGCTGACTACTACGAGGCTGCTGTTGAAGCCTATGCAGAGCCACGCAAGGTTGCGAACTGGGTACAGACTGAAATGCTGCGCATGCTCAACGAAACCACGGGGCATATCTCTGCCTGTGGCATGAGTGCCGCGCATTTTGCTGCTCTGGTCCGCCTTGTGGATGAGGGCACCATTAACCAGAAGGTCGCAAAGAAAATTTTTACCGAGCTGTTCAAGGATGGCGGTGATCCGGAAGCCTACGTGAAAGAGAAGGGCCTTGTGCAGATCTCTGACACTGGCGCACTGGAAACTGCTGTTGATGATGTGCTGGCAGCCAACCCGTCTGAGGTTGAGGCGTACCGTGGCGGCAAAAAGAAGCTGATGGGCTTCTTTGTCGGTCAGGTTATGCGCCAGACTCGCGGACAGGGTAATCCGAAATTGGTAAATCAGATTCTCTCGAAAAAACTGGGCTAG
- the dnaX gene encoding DNA polymerase III subunit gamma/tau, whose amino-acid sequence MSQSHLTHKYRPQTFADVAGQETIKAILSRAAATGAIAPAYMFSGTRGVGKTTIARIFAKAINCEKGPAAEPCNECLHCRQISAGAAVDVAEIDGASNTGVDDVRSLKEDVGFAPIDCRYKVFIIDEAHMLSKSAFNALLKTLEEPPSHVTFILATTEPHKFPQTIISRCQHYTFKRLTQKELEAHLTRILETEGKPFDSAAISLIARRGAGSVRDSMSLLGQVLALGGETLTADDVRTVLGLAGRDILFRLMDALHKQDCVGVSGIVAEILDQGLDLGFFMRELTEAWRTMFLLSQAGDKALAILDLPDEEAAQWKEWTKKFSMAHIHACWQLTLEGQQRVRQSLEPALALELLLLNLTYLSQLVGLEGAGNAGVPSAPVPAAGQGGAAQGTPPAGPASGAAPASGGAGMAPRQPQQNVRASRPAAPAPRVQAAAQPVSPQGDTMTAARPQPARPAPQQRQAAPAARQQQGQGGFPPVPAGPKTWENFLDYATQCKGATGRSINGIRHVRAHVGNGALILQCNNKFHCEQIKANSSYSFLQELVREYFGSDWKIEFQFQQKQRKNRSQIKDEMSEHPLVQNIVSEFDAQIMSAGPRTDVKQKA is encoded by the coding sequence ATGAGCCAGTCACACCTGACACACAAGTATCGTCCCCAGACATTTGCCGATGTCGCCGGGCAGGAAACCATTAAGGCTATTCTGTCTCGCGCTGCGGCTACCGGTGCAATCGCACCTGCCTATATGTTTTCTGGCACTCGCGGAGTTGGTAAAACCACCATCGCCCGTATCTTTGCCAAAGCTATCAACTGTGAAAAGGGTCCCGCCGCCGAGCCATGCAATGAGTGCCTGCATTGTCGCCAGATTTCTGCAGGTGCCGCTGTTGACGTGGCCGAGATTGACGGTGCATCCAATACTGGTGTTGACGATGTACGAAGCCTGAAAGAAGACGTAGGCTTCGCTCCCATTGACTGCCGATACAAGGTTTTCATTATTGACGAAGCGCACATGCTCTCTAAGAGTGCATTCAATGCGCTTCTGAAAACCCTTGAAGAGCCGCCTTCACACGTCACTTTTATTTTGGCGACCACCGAGCCGCACAAATTCCCCCAGACCATTATTAGCCGCTGCCAGCATTATACCTTTAAGCGCCTGACGCAAAAGGAGCTTGAGGCTCATTTGACGCGCATTCTGGAAACAGAGGGCAAGCCCTTTGATTCTGCGGCAATTTCGTTGATTGCTCGCCGTGGTGCGGGAAGTGTGCGTGATTCCATGTCCCTTCTGGGGCAGGTGCTCGCCCTTGGTGGGGAAACGCTCACTGCTGACGACGTTCGTACAGTGCTTGGTCTTGCTGGCCGGGATATTCTTTTCCGGCTGATGGATGCCTTGCACAAGCAGGACTGTGTTGGTGTCAGCGGTATTGTCGCGGAAATCCTCGATCAGGGTCTGGACCTTGGCTTCTTTATGCGCGAGCTGACCGAAGCATGGCGTACCATGTTCCTGCTTTCGCAGGCAGGGGACAAGGCCTTGGCTATTCTGGATCTCCCGGATGAGGAAGCCGCGCAGTGGAAGGAATGGACAAAGAAATTTTCAATGGCGCACATCCATGCGTGCTGGCAGCTGACCCTCGAAGGACAGCAGCGCGTACGGCAAAGCCTTGAGCCTGCGCTTGCCTTGGAGCTTTTGCTTCTGAACCTGACCTATCTGTCACAGCTTGTGGGACTTGAAGGCGCTGGCAATGCTGGTGTGCCTTCTGCCCCGGTTCCGGCCGCAGGGCAGGGGGGAGCTGCTCAGGGAACACCGCCAGCAGGGCCTGCTTCTGGTGCTGCACCGGCATCAGGTGGTGCGGGGATGGCTCCCCGTCAGCCGCAGCAGAATGTTCGGGCGTCACGACCGGCAGCACCTGCGCCGCGAGTGCAGGCGGCAGCGCAGCCCGTGTCTCCGCAGGGGGATACCATGACGGCTGCCCGGCCTCAGCCCGCGCGCCCCGCTCCGCAGCAGAGACAGGCTGCTCCGGCCGCTCGTCAGCAGCAGGGGCAGGGAGGATTCCCACCTGTTCCGGCAGGTCCCAAAACCTGGGAAAATTTTTTGGATTACGCAACCCAGTGCAAGGGCGCGACAGGCCGAAGCATAAATGGTATCCGCCACGTCCGCGCGCATGTGGGAAACGGTGCTCTGATTCTCCAGTGCAACAACAAGTTCCACTGTGAGCAGATCAAGGCCAACAGTTCCTATTCTTTTTTGCAGGAACTTGTGCGTGAGTATTTTGGTTCAGACTGGAAGATTGAATTCCAGTTTCAGCAGAAACAGCGGAAAAACCGCTCTCAGATTAAGGATGAAATGAGCGAGCACCCTCTGGTTCAGAATATCGTCAGCGAGTTCGATGCGCAGATTATGAGCGCCGGACCTCGCACCGACGTGAAGCAGAAAGCCTAG
- the mtnA gene encoding S-methyl-5-thioribose-1-phosphate isomerase — translation MDWHIRFSDEKDCLVLLDQRVLPTREEWFECTDTTSTIYALQTMVVRGAPAIGVTAAYGCYLAAREAAGEGWEARLETLLADLAAARPTAVNLRWAVNRMQEARAARPELDYDGLCAFWLSLAKEIHEEDKRLCRQIGVHGATVLEDGDTVMTHCNAGALATADYGTALGVIRGAVDAGKKIDVIANETRPFLQGARLTAYELQVDGIPVRVACDNACSLLMKKGMVDRVVVGADRIAANGDAANKIGTSGVALLAKHYGVPFYVAAPLSTIDRDTADGDAIPIENRPAREVTHVGETQITPDGVEVFNFAFDVTPAELIAGIVTEVGVLRPPYTNAIAQAFEKKAQEENAEK, via the coding sequence ATGGATTGGCATATTCGGTTTTCTGACGAAAAGGACTGCCTGGTTCTTTTGGACCAGCGGGTGCTTCCCACTCGTGAAGAGTGGTTCGAGTGCACAGATACCACAAGCACTATTTATGCGCTCCAGACGATGGTTGTGCGCGGCGCTCCCGCTATTGGCGTGACTGCGGCGTATGGCTGTTATCTTGCGGCTCGCGAAGCTGCGGGTGAGGGCTGGGAAGCCCGGCTTGAGACGTTGCTTGCGGATTTGGCTGCGGCCCGTCCTACAGCCGTCAATTTGCGCTGGGCTGTGAATCGTATGCAGGAGGCCCGTGCGGCTCGTCCTGAGCTTGATTACGATGGCCTGTGTGCATTCTGGCTTTCTCTGGCCAAAGAGATTCACGAGGAAGACAAGCGGCTGTGTCGCCAGATTGGCGTGCACGGGGCAACTGTCCTTGAGGACGGCGACACCGTGATGACTCACTGCAATGCTGGAGCATTGGCTACTGCCGATTATGGAACCGCATTGGGTGTGATTCGTGGCGCAGTGGACGCTGGAAAGAAAATTGATGTCATTGCCAACGAGACCCGTCCGTTTTTGCAGGGCGCACGTCTGACTGCCTACGAGTTGCAGGTGGACGGTATTCCGGTTCGTGTTGCCTGTGACAATGCCTGTTCTCTTTTGATGAAAAAGGGCATGGTCGACAGGGTTGTGGTCGGTGCTGACCGCATTGCGGCCAACGGTGATGCGGCCAATAAAATTGGCACCAGTGGCGTGGCGCTGCTGGCAAAGCACTACGGTGTGCCGTTTTATGTTGCGGCACCGCTTTCGACCATTGATCGTGACACAGCTGATGGGGATGCTATTCCCATTGAGAACCGTCCGGCCCGAGAGGTCACGCATGTCGGCGAAACCCAGATCACTCCCGATGGGGTAGAGGTCTTTAATTTTGCCTTTGATGTGACTCCGGCTGAACTTATTGCTGGTATTGTAACGGAAGTCGGGGTACTCCGCCCTCCGTACACAAACGCCATTGCCCAGGCATTCGAGAAGAAGGCGCAGGAAGAGAACGCAGAAAAATAA
- a CDS encoding DUF4254 domain-containing protein produces MTQPGLSEIRNALQSCFTQQREAVAAWHDNEPEEIELDGEEVSLERLASLIARENLRNFRLWHVEDQARRKDVDATVIASCKQQVDALNQSRNDYMEKTDACLVSLLLPLLPKDAAERYNTESLGAAIDRLSILCLKIFHMQEQTERTDVDADHIAKCQQKLAVLNEQHGDLCRAVDELVEEYADGRKRPKVYYQFKMYNDPSLNPALYKAGQTVSK; encoded by the coding sequence ATGACTCAACCCGGTCTTTCCGAGATCAGGAATGCCCTCCAGAGCTGTTTTACACAGCAGCGAGAGGCTGTTGCCGCGTGGCATGACAATGAACCAGAAGAAATCGAACTGGACGGTGAAGAGGTCTCTCTGGAGCGCCTTGCTTCGCTGATTGCGCGCGAAAATTTGCGAAACTTCCGCCTGTGGCACGTTGAAGATCAGGCGCGGAGAAAGGACGTTGACGCAACGGTGATTGCATCCTGCAAGCAGCAGGTCGACGCTCTGAATCAGTCTCGTAATGACTACATGGAAAAAACTGACGCCTGTCTCGTGTCCCTGCTTTTGCCGCTGTTGCCAAAAGACGCTGCTGAGCGCTACAACACCGAGTCCCTTGGCGCAGCCATAGACAGACTGTCCATCCTTTGCCTCAAAATTTTCCATATGCAGGAACAGACCGAGCGCACGGATGTCGACGCTGACCACATTGCCAAATGCCAGCAGAAGCTTGCTGTTCTGAACGAGCAGCATGGCGATCTGTGCCGGGCAGTGGACGAGCTTGTGGAAGAATACGCCGATGGTCGCAAGCGCCCCAAAGTCTATTACCAGTTCAAGATGTATAACGACCCCAGTCTGAACCCGGCCTTGTACAAGGCTGGCCAGACCGTGTCCAAGTAG
- the fliW gene encoding flagellar assembly protein FliW, producing the protein MADGKEQKVVKTRFGELTVDMERVIHFPRGLIGFEDCKDFSLVQLSEDSPFMLLQSVTHSELGLLVTDPYVFMEEYRVKLGNAEQKILGVAQAEEVAVLVSVSIPQGHPEKTALNLMGPIMINYAARQALQVPQVDSGFPSRFYIHQDA; encoded by the coding sequence ATGGCAGACGGAAAAGAACAAAAAGTAGTGAAGACGCGTTTTGGCGAGTTGACAGTCGATATGGAGCGGGTGATTCACTTCCCCCGTGGACTTATCGGTTTTGAGGACTGCAAGGACTTTAGTCTTGTCCAGCTGTCTGAGGATTCCCCGTTTATGCTCCTCCAGAGTGTCACGCATTCGGAACTCGGCCTTTTGGTGACCGATCCATACGTGTTTATGGAAGAGTATCGGGTGAAGCTTGGGAACGCTGAGCAGAAAATCCTTGGGGTGGCGCAGGCCGAGGAGGTCGCTGTCCTCGTGTCTGTCAGTATCCCACAAGGTCATCCGGAGAAAACCGCGCTGAACCTTATGGGACCTATTATGATTAATTATGCGGCTCGGCAGGCATTGCAGGTGCCGCAGGTTGACTCAGGCTTCCCAAGCCGGTTTTATATTCATCAGGACGCGTAA